AGGTTGTTCACGCCGATGGACTGCACCAGCTCGGCCACGTCCATCAGGTCGCCGGTGCTCATGTCCGTGTTGATGCTGTACAGCAGGTCGGCGCCGTGGCTCAAAAGCGCACTCACGCCGGCGCCCTTGTAGCTCTCGATCTTGTCCCACACGTCGTCCGAGGCCAGCATGGCGTGGGTCATGCGCAGGTTCGCGGCCTTCGACAGCGACACGATGCACGCGGACGCGCCGGAGCCGGAGTACAGGTCCCGCAGGCGCACGTCCGCCTTGCCGTCGTTCACCTTGGCGTCCAGGGGGATGGTCACGAGCGTGCCCTTGCGCGCCGTGGCGTCCAGGCTCAGGATCTGGGCCTTCGTGAGCTTGGGCGACTGCGCGTTCACGTCGTCTACCGTGAGCACCAGGATGTTCGTGAACGAGTCCTGCGACACGGTATAGCCGTCCGGGCTCGTCACCTGGCCCTGCGCCTGAATCGACTTGCTCAGGGACTCGTTGCCGACGCTGATGGGCTTCTGCGCCTTCGCCCACAGCGTGCTCACCAGCACCACCAGAAGCACGCCCACAGCCACCAGCACGCCTATGGCGATGGCGTTGCGATACGGGCTGTAGCGAGGGACGTCCGTACGCTCGAACCTCTCGCGCTGTCTAAATGGCATGCTTCCTCCCCAGGGCCGAATGCGCCCGAGGGCGCCCTATCAGAAGATGATACCTAATCCCGCGACCACAAGCCCCAGAACTACGCCCACCACGTACACGAACGCCGTGATAATGAGGTTCTGCCGCATGTCGCGGTTGGTGCGGAACAGCACGAGCAGCCCCATGCCACCAGAGACCAGAAGGCCCGCCATCATGGGGCCCGCCGCCAGCGAGCCCTGCAGGTACAGCTGGGTGATCGCCACGGAGGCGCCGCAGTTGGGGATGAGCCCGATGAGCGCGGCCAGCATGGTGGCGCGCACGGGGTGGCTGCCCAGAGCATGGGCGATCGCATCGGTTCCGGCTGCCTCGATCACGAAGCCAAACACCAGCGTTACCAGGAAGATGAAGAACGTAACCTCCGCCGTGTGCACCAGCGCGCTGCGCACGATGTGCCACGCGCGGCGCCCGCGCGAAGCGCCGTGGCCGTGCGCGTGCCCGTGGCCGTGCGCGTGCCCGTGGCCGTGCGCATGGCCGTCGGCATCGCCATGCGCCGCAGCCAAGACGGTGTTCTTCTCGCCCGCGGTGGGCGCTTCGGGCGAGAAGGGCGCGCAATCCGGCTCTGCGTCAATCTCCCCGCAATCGCAGTGGGCGGCCTCGCACAGCTCTGCGATGTGCGCGTGACCATCGCCCGCGCGGTGCAGCGCGCGCAGCACCATGTCGACCGCAAGGCCGACGGCCATGCCCGCGACCACCTTGAAGCCGATGATCGCGAGCATGCGGCCCGCCGGCTCCGCATGCGCCACGAAGACGGGAATCATCTCGTCGGACGTCGCGAGGATGACGGAGACGAGCGTGCCGGCCGACACGACGCGCGCCGCGTACAGCGTGCCGGCCATCGCGGAGAAGCCGCACTGAGGCAGCGCGCCCAGCAGCGCGCCCACGACGGGGCCGGACTTGTCCGCACGCGCGATGATACGCTCCGTGCGGCCGCCGGCCGTGTGCTCGAGCGCCTCCATCGCAAGGTAGGTGAGAAAGAGGAACGGAATCAGCTCCAGCGTGTCGTGCACGCTGTCAAGAAGTACATCCAATATGACGCTTGGTGTCACGTGTGCTCCAAACTGTTTACACCTTTATGTTTAGTGCCGTCGCGCCGGGCGTCCACATCGCCAAGCGTCAACATATGAGCAGATGAACATATGTATTTACCTGCGCTTATGTCGTAAAACGCGGAGTGCATTATACCCAAGGCACACAATGTGCACCTTGGGCTAAAAATATTCACACACGTTAACTTGAGTCCATGCGGCCGCAAGCGGCGGTCGCAAGCGGCGGCATGGCTACCCCCACGCCTCGAGCGCCCCGTCGGGGTAGTCGACCCGCTCGAACACGAGCCCCTTCGCCGGCGCCGTGGGCCCGGCGGCCGAACGGTCGCGCGCCGCAAGCGCACCCTCGAGCCACGCGGCGTCGCGATGGCCGCGCCCAACCTCCACGAGCGACCCCACGATGATCCTAACCATGTTGTGCAGGAAGGCGTTGCCCGTCACGTCCACGGCCACAAGCTCCTCGCCCGCCTCGCACACGCGACTCACGCGCACTTTCGAAAGGCAGCGGCACGTGGAGCGCCCGTCCGCCTCGAGCAGGTGGGCGGACGTCGCCTTGCAGAAGCTGCGGAAGTCATGCTCCCCCACAAGCGCCTGCGCCGCCTCGTTCATCGCGTCCGCATCCAGAGCCGGCACGCAGCGCAGCCACCACGCGTGATCCCACGCCAGCACGGGCCGAACCGGACCGCAGCAGATGCGGTAACGGTACGAGCGCTGCGTCGCGTCAAACCTGGCGGAGAAGGACGGCCCTCCCAGTCGAAGCCCGCGTACGGAAAGGTCGTCCGGCGTGAGCGCAACGAGCGACGCCGTCAGACGGCGTGGCGGCCGTTGCACCTCCTCCGCGGCGACGGGCACGCTCACGACCTGTCCAAGCGCGCTCACCCCCGCATCCGTACGGCCAGCGCACTCCATGTCAACGTCGCGCCGCAGCAGCGTTTCCAGCGCCCCCCGAAGCTCGCCAGCCACGGTACGCTGGCCGGGCTGCTCCGCATAGCCCGCAAATCCCTCGCCACGGTAGCCAATCGTAATCGCAAGGGTTCCGGCAACAAGGTCCTCGGGCAGCGCGAGTTCCCTTACGGGCCCGACGGCACCTTCGCGAATGTCACCGCACACCATGTCTTGACGTTCCACGTAAGGCTCCGTTTCGTCCAGAGGGCGTCATCGCTCTCCACGCAGCGTGTGCTGCCCCATCAGCTATCCAAGCGATTGTAAGGCCATATTCGGCCCGTTTCAAAGTTGACGTAAAGACAACTCGCCCGCAACGCAAAACGCCCCAAATCCGGCATCAGGGCAAGCCAGTGGGCCGTAAGACAGGCTTCCGTCGATCCAAGTGGCGCCGTCAAGCCACACGCCAAGCACTTCTCGCCCATAGGCGAGGTATTAAAAAGGGGCCCGCACGTGCGAGCCCCTGGCAAAGCTATGTGCGAAGTGGCAAGAGCCTACTCCTCGGTGGTCTCCTCGGCAGCAGCCTCCTCGACCGGCTCCACCTTGGTGACGGTGGTCTCGGCCTTGGCGCCCTTCACCGGCTCGGTCACGAGCTCGATGATGACGACCTCGGCGGCGTCGCCCTTGCGGGGACCAAGCTTCATGATGCGGGTATAGCCGCCGTTGCGGTCTGCCCACATGCCCTGAGCGGCCTTCTCGAAGACCTCGCGGACGATCTCCTTGTCGCCCACCTTGGCAATGGCAAGACGGCGAGAGTGCAGGTCGCCCTTCTTGGCCCAGGTGATGACCTTGTCCACGTCAGGACGAATGGCCTTGGCGCGCACATCGAGGGTCTTGATGCGGTCGTTGGCGAGGAGGGAAGCGACGAGGCTCCTCTTCATGGCCTTGGTGTGGCTGGCATCGGTGCCAAGCTTCATGCCACGCTTCTTGTTGTGTCTCATGGTCTAGATACTCCTAAGTAAAACTTGCGACTAGTCCTAGGCCTTGAGGCTAAGACCCATGGATTCGAGCTTGTCCTTGACTTCCTCGATGGACTTGACGCCAAAGTTGCGGATGTTGAGCAGGTCGTTCTCGGAGAACTCCACCAGCTGGCGGACGGAGTGAATCCCGGCGCGCTTGAGGCAGTTGTAGGAGCGGACGGAAAGGTCCAGATCCTCGATCTGCTTGTCAAGCTCCGTGTTGTCCTCGACCTCGCCGGTGGCGAAGATGGAGGTGTCCTCGGCGGGCTCCTCCTCGTCGGCCAGGCTCATGAATGCGTTCATGTGCTGGTCTACGATGTTTGCGGCCTCGACCACCGCATCACGCGGCGAAACGGAGCCGTCCGTCTCGACCTCGAGGATCAGACGGTCATAGTTGGTGTGCTGGCCAACACGGCAGGGCTCGACCGTCTTGGCGCAGCGGCGCACGGGCGAGAAGAGCGAGTCCACGTGGATGATGCCGATGGGGTCGCCCTCGCGCTCGTTGTCGTCGCCGGACACGTAGCCGCGGCCGACGCCGATGCGCATCTGCATCGTCAGGTGAGCACCCTCGCCCAGCGTGCAGATGACGTGGTCCTTGTTCACGAGCTCGAACTCTGCCGGGACGTGGAAGTCGCCGCCGGTGACGGTGCACGGGCCGTCGATGCTGACGGTCGCAGTAGCCTCGTCGCCAGTGCCCATACTCTTGAACACCAGGCCCTTGACGTTCAGGACGATGTCGGTGACGTCCTCGTAGGCGCCCTCGACGGTCGTGAACTCGTGCTGCACGCCATCAATCTGGATGGCCTCGACTGCCGCTCCCTCAAGGGACGACAGGAGAACGCGGCGAAGAGAGTTTCCGAGGGTATCTCCGTAGCCACGCTCCAGCGGCTCCGCGGTAACGCGGGCGAGATTCTCGGAAATCTCCTCGACCGACACCTGCGGTCGGATGAATTCGGACATGAAAACCTCCTACCGGTCCAGACTTACTTGGAGTAGAGCTCGACGATGAGCTGAGCGTCAATGTCAAGGTCGATCTGGTCGCGGACGGGGAGCTGCAGGACGGTACCCTGGAGCTTCTCGATGTCCACCTCGAGCCACGCG
This sequence is a window from Parafannyhessea umbonata. Protein-coding genes within it:
- the truA gene encoding tRNA pseudouridine(38-40) synthase TruA, which encodes MERQDMVCGDIREGAVGPVRELALPEDLVAGTLAITIGYRGEGFAGYAEQPGQRTVAGELRGALETLLRRDVDMECAGRTDAGVSALGQVVSVPVAAEEVQRPPRRLTASLVALTPDDLSVRGLRLGGPSFSARFDATQRSYRYRICCGPVRPVLAWDHAWWLRCVPALDADAMNEAAQALVGEHDFRSFCKATSAHLLEADGRSTCRCLSKVRVSRVCEAGEELVAVDVTGNAFLHNMVRIIVGSLVEVGRGHRDAAWLEGALAARDRSAAGPTAPAKGLVFERVDYPDGALEAWG
- a CDS encoding putative manganese transporter, with protein sequence MTPSVILDVLLDSVHDTLELIPFLFLTYLAMEALEHTAGGRTERIIARADKSGPVVGALLGALPQCGFSAMAGTLYAARVVSAGTLVSVILATSDEMIPVFVAHAEPAGRMLAIIGFKVVAGMAVGLAVDMVLRALHRAGDGHAHIAELCEAAHCDCGEIDAEPDCAPFSPEAPTAGEKNTVLAAAHGDADGHAHGHGHAHGHGHAHGHGASRGRRAWHIVRSALVHTAEVTFFIFLVTLVFGFVIEAAGTDAIAHALGSHPVRATMLAALIGLIPNCGASVAITQLYLQGSLAAGPMMAGLLVSGGMGLLVLFRTNRDMRQNLIITAFVYVVGVVLGLVVAGLGIIF
- the rplQ gene encoding 50S ribosomal protein L17, yielding MRHNKKRGMKLGTDASHTKAMKRSLVASLLANDRIKTLDVRAKAIRPDVDKVITWAKKGDLHSRRLAIAKVGDKEIVREVFEKAAQGMWADRNGGYTRIMKLGPRKGDAAEVVIIELVTEPVKGAKAETTVTKVEPVEEAAAEETTEE
- a CDS encoding DNA-directed RNA polymerase subunit alpha; its protein translation is MSEFIRPQVSVEEISENLARVTAEPLERGYGDTLGNSLRRVLLSSLEGAAVEAIQIDGVQHEFTTVEGAYEDVTDIVLNVKGLVFKSMGTGDEATATVSIDGPCTVTGGDFHVPAEFELVNKDHVICTLGEGAHLTMQMRIGVGRGYVSGDDNEREGDPIGIIHVDSLFSPVRRCAKTVEPCRVGQHTNYDRLILEVETDGSVSPRDAVVEAANIVDQHMNAFMSLADEEEPAEDTSIFATGEVEDNTELDKQIEDLDLSVRSYNCLKRAGIHSVRQLVEFSENDLLNIRNFGVKSIEEVKDKLESMGLSLKA